One Thiomicrorhabdus sp. genomic region harbors:
- a CDS encoding acetyl-CoA carboxylase carboxyltransferase subunit alpha: protein MKLDFLDFEQPIAELEAKIEELRHLDGEDMNLLQEISALEEKSRNLTKTIFSQLSDVQIARVSRHPQRPYALDYIAQIFTDFKELHGDRAFADDEAIVAGLARLEGQPVMVISQEKGRDTKEKIRRNFGMPRPEGYRKALRLMKMAERFGLPIVTFIDTPGAYPGINAEERGQSEAIARNLIEMAELKVPIICTVIGEGGSGGALAIGVGDVTMMLQYSTYSVISPEGCASILWKNAANAADAAEALGITATRLKSLGLVDEIIDEPLGGAHRNPEQTAKNVKNALIAQLNNLKQAPIEELVGNRYQRYMDYGNFEIQ, encoded by the coding sequence ATGAAATTGGATTTTTTAGATTTTGAACAGCCGATTGCGGAGTTGGAAGCCAAAATTGAAGAGCTTCGCCATCTGGATGGCGAAGATATGAATCTGTTGCAGGAAATTTCGGCACTTGAAGAAAAGAGTAGAAATCTAACCAAAACCATTTTCAGTCAATTGAGTGATGTTCAGATCGCCAGGGTCTCCCGTCATCCCCAGCGTCCTTATGCATTGGATTATATCGCACAGATTTTTACCGACTTTAAGGAGTTGCACGGGGATCGCGCTTTTGCCGACGATGAAGCTATTGTTGCCGGACTTGCGCGTCTTGAAGGGCAGCCAGTCATGGTAATCTCTCAGGAAAAAGGGCGTGATACCAAAGAGAAGATTCGCCGTAATTTTGGGATGCCGAGACCGGAAGGCTACCGTAAAGCCTTGCGCCTGATGAAAATGGCGGAACGTTTCGGCTTGCCGATTGTGACCTTTATTGATACTCCGGGAGCCTACCCGGGGATCAATGCGGAAGAACGCGGACAAAGTGAGGCGATTGCCCGTAACTTGATTGAAATGGCCGAATTGAAAGTGCCGATTATCTGTACAGTTATCGGTGAAGGCGGTTCGGGAGGGGCTTTGGCCATCGGTGTCGGCGACGTTACTATGATGCTGCAATACAGCACTTACTCGGTGATTTCCCCGGAAGGTTGCGCTTCTATTTTATGGAAAAATGCAGCGAATGCAGCGGATGCAGCGGAAGCGCTTGGTATTACCGCCACTCGCTTAAAATCTCTTGGTCTGGTTGATGAAATTATTGACGAGCCATTGGGTGGAGCCCATAGAAATCCCGAACAAACGGCTAAAAACGTTAAAAACGCTTTGATTGCGCAATTGAATAACCTGAAGCAAGCTCCGATCGAAGAATTGGTCGGCAATCGATACCAGCGTTATATGGATTACGGAAACTTTGAAATCCAGTAA
- a CDS encoding DUF481 domain-containing protein — MQSNLTKLFLLTGMTALSFSVSAVETDLDYGLSGSGELGFTNNSGNTESTVLYAGLKGKYVQPVYEIRSLLEAHYQSEDSVQTQERYLLDVQGNRFYSRDRGYYSYIGARFEKSRFEFIDLDAVYSLGLGKDLFRTEQTKATGEVGIGYQVTDYSRSTTQRDTDQLIGRLKIDLDHQFNEISAFHQDITLITGYDQSKVESNTGLKFKLADQLKLSASYKYRYNSKPASGSKDVDTQTILTLIYDF; from the coding sequence ATGCAATCAAATTTAACCAAGCTTTTCCTCCTGACCGGCATGACGGCACTTTCTTTTTCCGTATCTGCCGTTGAAACGGATCTTGATTACGGTTTGAGCGGCTCTGGTGAACTCGGCTTCACCAATAACAGCGGTAACACCGAAAGTACGGTTTTATATGCCGGTTTAAAAGGCAAGTACGTTCAGCCCGTTTATGAAATTCGCTCACTTCTGGAAGCGCATTATCAAAGCGAAGACAGCGTACAAACACAGGAACGCTACCTTCTGGATGTTCAGGGGAATCGCTTCTATTCACGTGACCGCGGTTATTACAGTTACATTGGAGCGCGTTTCGAGAAAAGCCGTTTTGAATTTATTGACCTTGACGCCGTCTACTCTTTGGGTCTGGGTAAAGACCTTTTCCGCACCGAACAAACCAAAGCAACGGGGGAAGTCGGTATCGGTTATCAAGTGACCGATTACAGCCGCTCGACTACTCAGAGAGATACGGACCAACTGATCGGCCGGCTGAAAATCGACCTGGACCATCAATTCAATGAAATTTCCGCCTTCCATCAGGACATTACACTGATCACGGGTTATGATCAATCGAAGGTCGAAAGCAACACCGGCCTGAAGTTCAAACTGGCCGATCAGCTTAAGCTGTCAGCCAGTTACAAATACCGTTATAACAGCAAGCCGGCATCCGGCAGTAAGGATGTCGACACTCAAACCATCCTGACCTTGATTTACGATTTCTAA
- the ycaO gene encoding 30S ribosomal protein S12 methylthiotransferase accessory factor YcaO has product MSELTYIKGKDECLESSIARMQSILQGLGFRINDKAHLNPVPYIHSLHIYDEHCPGLFTNGKGASEKATLASALGEFLERLSTNYFFSDYWLMEQQDEWLYYPQEKRFDEDDWRLCLTPGLWKLYDEQHELNWDDLLSFNDHSPFIRALPMLAESSGETVYFPMNLLSNLYASNGLSAGNTALEAQVQGLSEIFERWVKNTILQENLCLPEIPDSVLEQYPNVCEAIRALKEEGIDVSVRDASLGGRFPVVNVTLFEQRYGRCFASFGAHPMFEVALERTLTESLQGRKLGELDGFQLPVFDEEAVASAENLENHFIDSSGWIHARFISDRYDYEFTPWDFSGDTGQQWAALCRTVHELGYEVYSANYTQFGFETCRIIVPGMSEVYPADELLHSNQNQGRHLRRMLIELPEKQNFMQLVDWLDEVGYSDHQGIVSIIGLMPDPESFWAHLNVIQLKFWCCLAAVEQEDALDLGRDIGYFISAESQWFPVYQALVYALECAQEGEELHSGLAPLFGSDLSAKALKNLNGEEIFWSADLGEAIFTNSKRHQAMLEIYRSLKGHKESMLM; this is encoded by the coding sequence ATGAGTGAGTTAACTTATATCAAGGGAAAAGACGAGTGTCTGGAAAGTTCGATTGCACGGATGCAGTCAATTCTTCAGGGGCTGGGGTTCCGCATTAATGACAAAGCACATCTGAATCCGGTGCCTTATATTCATTCATTGCATATTTACGATGAACACTGTCCAGGTCTGTTTACAAATGGAAAAGGGGCCAGCGAAAAAGCAACCCTGGCCAGTGCCCTAGGGGAGTTTCTTGAGCGCTTATCAACCAATTATTTTTTCTCCGACTACTGGTTGATGGAGCAGCAGGATGAGTGGCTCTATTACCCTCAGGAAAAGCGGTTTGATGAAGACGATTGGCGTTTATGTCTGACGCCCGGTTTATGGAAGCTTTATGACGAACAGCATGAGCTGAACTGGGACGACCTGCTGAGTTTTAATGATCACAGTCCTTTTATTCGTGCGCTTCCGATGCTTGCCGAATCCAGTGGAGAAACGGTCTACTTTCCGATGAATCTGTTGAGTAATCTCTATGCCAGTAACGGCTTGTCGGCGGGAAACACTGCATTGGAAGCTCAGGTTCAGGGCTTGTCGGAAATCTTCGAACGCTGGGTGAAAAACACCATTTTGCAGGAAAATCTCTGTCTGCCCGAAATACCGGATTCCGTGCTTGAACAATATCCGAATGTCTGCGAAGCGATTCGCGCCCTTAAAGAAGAAGGAATTGACGTCTCTGTCAGAGACGCTTCGCTAGGTGGTCGTTTTCCGGTAGTGAATGTAACGCTGTTTGAGCAGAGATATGGGCGGTGCTTTGCTTCGTTTGGCGCCCATCCGATGTTCGAAGTCGCTCTGGAGCGTACCTTAACCGAGTCTCTTCAGGGAAGAAAGCTTGGTGAATTGGATGGTTTTCAGTTACCGGTATTTGACGAAGAAGCCGTCGCCTCGGCCGAGAATCTTGAGAACCATTTTATCGACTCCAGCGGCTGGATCCATGCGCGTTTTATCAGTGATCGTTATGATTATGAATTCACGCCATGGGATTTTTCCGGCGACACGGGTCAGCAATGGGCGGCTTTATGCCGGACAGTTCACGAATTGGGTTATGAGGTCTATAGCGCTAATTATACTCAATTCGGTTTTGAAACCTGTCGGATCATTGTGCCGGGCATGTCGGAAGTCTATCCTGCCGACGAACTGCTGCATTCGAATCAGAATCAGGGACGACATCTGCGCCGGATGCTGATCGAGCTGCCGGAAAAACAGAACTTCATGCAACTGGTCGACTGGCTTGACGAGGTCGGATACAGTGATCATCAGGGGATTGTTTCCATTATCGGTTTAATGCCGGATCCAGAAAGTTTCTGGGCGCATTTGAATGTGATTCAACTGAAATTCTGGTGTTGTCTTGCGGCTGTCGAGCAGGAAGACGCACTCGATCTTGGTCGTGATATCGGTTATTTTATTTCAGCTGAAAGCCAGTGGTTTCCCGTCTATCAGGCATTGGTCTATGCCTTGGAATGCGCTCAAGAAGGCGAGGAACTGCACAGCGGTCTGGCGCCTCTATTCGGCAGCGATTTGAGCGCAAAAGCGCTAAAAAATCTGAATGGTGAGGAAATCTTCTGGTCGGCAGATCTTGGCGAGGCGATTTTTACCAATAGCAAGCGTCATCAGGCAATGTTGGAAATTTACCGCAGCTTGAAGGGGCATAAGGAATCTATGCTGATGTGA
- a CDS encoding universal stress protein — MALYQQVLVAVDFSPSSIQAIMRARALIQNEASQLTLVHIVEAPTYPVLEDIAVTGMPGIWDDEITAEWVSRSEEKLAELARRYKADAFRTLEGYPATEILEYAEQSSADLIVMGYHGVTGWKRLIGSTTNAVMQQSKCDVLAVKTPA, encoded by the coding sequence ATGGCGCTTTATCAACAGGTACTGGTTGCGGTTGATTTCTCTCCGTCCAGCATTCAGGCAATCATGCGTGCCCGAGCTTTGATTCAGAACGAGGCAAGTCAATTGACTTTGGTTCATATTGTGGAAGCGCCAACTTATCCGGTGCTGGAAGACATCGCCGTCACGGGCATGCCTGGTATCTGGGATGATGAAATTACCGCTGAATGGGTTTCCCGTTCGGAGGAAAAACTTGCCGAACTGGCACGGAGATACAAGGCGGATGCCTTTCGGACTCTGGAGGGGTATCCGGCGACTGAAATTCTGGAATATGCCGAACAGTCTTCCGCCGACTTAATCGTGATGGGGTATCACGGGGTGACAGGCTGGAAACGCCTGATTGGTTCGACAACCAATGCCGTTATGCAACAGTCTAAATGCGATGTGCTGGCGGTGAAAACACCGGCTTGA
- the tsaB gene encoding tRNA (adenosine(37)-N6)-threonylcarbamoyltransferase complex dimerization subunit type 1 TsaB: MTTRILGIDTSTAACSVALLDGDRLYVRHEILPQKHAHRVLEMVDEILAESALDPGQLTALAYGEGPGAFTGIRIAAGVIQGLALGWQCPVIAVSSLEAMAFSALEERSKSIQERSEAIEWCALLDARMDEVYVQKGCFDAQSNDWQAQEVRLLSPESASAALSSSEIGVGDVAQTYPLLAEKSREWIEFLPHASGICRLALKKLDQAQALEQQIPAPVYLRNKVAETLEERKARHFS, from the coding sequence ATGACAACCCGTATTTTAGGGATTGATACCTCAACGGCGGCCTGCTCGGTTGCTCTTCTGGATGGTGACAGGCTTTATGTTCGCCACGAAATTCTGCCGCAGAAACATGCGCACAGGGTGTTGGAAATGGTTGATGAAATCCTGGCTGAATCTGCGCTTGACCCTGGTCAGCTGACGGCTTTGGCTTACGGTGAAGGGCCTGGAGCCTTTACCGGCATTCGCATTGCTGCCGGAGTGATTCAGGGGTTGGCTCTTGGCTGGCAATGCCCGGTGATTGCTGTTTCCTCTCTTGAAGCGATGGCTTTCAGCGCACTCGAAGAGCGCTCAAAGAGTATTCAAGAGCGTTCTGAGGCGATCGAGTGGTGTGCTTTGCTGGATGCGAGAATGGATGAAGTTTATGTGCAGAAGGGGTGTTTCGATGCGCAATCGAACGATTGGCAGGCCCAAGAGGTTCGGTTGCTGTCTCCTGAATCGGCGTCAGCGGCTTTATCTTCTTCGGAGATTGGTGTCGGGGACGTGGCGCAAACCTATCCTCTGCTGGCGGAAAAGAGTCGGGAATGGATCGAATTCCTACCACATGCCTCGGGAATTTGCCGGCTTGCCTTGAAGAAACTCGATCAGGCTCAAGCGCTTGAACAGCAGATTCCGGCACCAGTTTACTTGCGAAATAAGGTCGCTGAAACCCTTGAAGAGCGCAAGGCAAGGCACTTTTCCTGA